The Priestia megaterium NBRC 15308 = ATCC 14581 region GGTTCTTCCTCCTCTAACAGTCGGTGAGTGGAGCAGGCTGGTAAGTTCGTTGAATGTTGGTTCTGTGAAGCTGTTGCCTTATTTTCATCAATCGTTTAGTTATTTACTAAAAAAACACAGCTTGTTAGACGAAGCGGACTTTCTTCATTTTGCTGATGGTCAATTAATAGACAGCATGCAGACAACGAGTGAGAACTGTTCAATGCTTATTGGATGTTTAGCGTTAGATATTTATCACGAAGGTGCTTTTTATGTAAAAGGTGGCTTATACAAAGTCGCAGAAGCGCTGCAAAAATCGATTAAAGTCAACGGAGGAAAAACGATTCTAGGAAGGAAAGTAGTAAAGATAGAGCGTGATAATGACGGGTGGATCGTGCATGATCATAGAGGTAATCGTTACTGGGCATCAGACATTGTATGCAACGCGCCGGTTCAAAGCTTAAAGTCTTTGCTGCATGATGAAGATTACCAACATATTCATAAGCGAGCAAAAGAAAAAAGCGAGCTTTCGCAGTGGGGAACGTTTTCGATGTATTTTGCGATTGATGAAAGAGATCTGCCGCAAAAGGTAGAGTTGTTTCATCAAGTACTTCAATCCGAACAAGGGGAAATGACGGAAGGAAATCATTTATTTCTCTCAGTCTCTCATCCTGATGATCGTTTTCGAGCGCCTGAAGGCAAGCGTACAATTACAGCGTCTACTCACATTGATCTTAGCAAGTGGAGTAACAAAGAAGCCTATGACCTTCAAAAACAAGTTCTTGAGAAAAAAATGGTAGCAGGCATTAAAACCATTATTCCTGGCATTGAAAAAGCAGAGCATCAAATTTCGGGA contains the following coding sequences:
- a CDS encoding FAD-dependent oxidoreductase; the encoded protein is MHKQVVVIGGGIGGLTAGALLAKHDYEVTVLEASREWGGCAGKFQRHLYTFPVGATLGMGFEHGGIHERIGTYLGLEIEKVSLEKIMKVHLPHRTLIYYQDRYQHISYLQKQFPHKAKNIRSFYENVFRIAKEIRKLMQSLPVLPPLTVGEWSRLVSSLNVGSVKLLPYFHQSFSYLLKKHSLLDEADFLHFADGQLIDSMQTTSENCSMLIGCLALDIYHEGAFYVKGGLYKVAEALQKSIKVNGGKTILGRKVVKIERDNDGWIVHDHRGNRYWASDIVCNAPVQSLKSLLHDEDYQHIHKRAKEKSELSQWGTFSMYFAIDERDLPQKVELFHQVLQSEQGEMTEGNHLFLSVSHPDDRFRAPEGKRTITASTHIDLSKWSNKEAYDLQKQVLEKKMVAGIKTIIPGIEKAEHQISGAPKAWERFTSRPNGGVGGFPQTLDHALFNSISHRSGLQGLWLCGDTVFPGAGTIGVSVSGYHVFQSITSHRHTLP